A window of Haliscomenobacter hydrossis DSM 1100 contains these coding sequences:
- the hemL gene encoding glutamate-1-semialdehyde 2,1-aminomutase gives METLLGHDRTISSALFEEAKKIFPGGVNSPVRAFKSVLGPPIFIKKGDGCHIWDEDDHQYIDFCCSWGPLILGHNNAHIRESIYAAVAEGTSFGAPTRLEIELGRLIVDNHRYIEKLRFVSSGTEAVMSALRLARGATGKSKVIKFEGCYHGHVDSLLVKAGSGLVTFGESTSAGIPEAFAKETIVLPLNDREKLEETLEQEGHNIACIIVEPIPANNGLLLQDPSFLECLRIKAYKHNVLLIFDEVISGFRVGFEGAAGYYGIKPDILTFGKIIGGGMPVGAYGASAELMGHIAPDGPVYQAGTLSGNPVAMAAGYAALKQLLAPGFYETLNAKTAGFVKALQDFADAKGYPVSFPSVGSIFWVAFARERIIAAEQIDPASMNHFKIMHLELLKRGIYMGPSGYEVGFVSSAHIDADLAQAVEAFKEALDIVFS, from the coding sequence ATGGAGACACTCCTCGGTCACGACCGCACTATTTCTTCGGCACTTTTTGAAGAAGCGAAAAAAATATTCCCTGGTGGCGTAAACTCACCAGTACGGGCATTCAAATCTGTTTTGGGGCCGCCCATTTTCATCAAAAAAGGAGATGGCTGTCACATTTGGGACGAAGACGATCACCAATACATCGATTTTTGTTGCTCCTGGGGGCCCCTGATTCTTGGGCACAACAACGCGCACATTCGGGAAAGTATCTATGCTGCGGTAGCAGAAGGCACCTCATTTGGCGCACCGACGCGGCTGGAAATTGAATTGGGACGACTGATTGTCGACAACCACCGCTACATTGAAAAACTGCGCTTTGTTAGCTCGGGTACGGAGGCCGTCATGTCGGCGTTACGCTTGGCGCGCGGTGCTACGGGCAAAAGCAAAGTCATCAAGTTTGAGGGTTGTTACCACGGCCACGTCGACTCCCTGCTCGTAAAAGCAGGATCGGGTTTGGTTACTTTTGGAGAAAGCACCTCAGCGGGCATCCCCGAGGCATTTGCCAAAGAAACCATCGTCTTGCCCCTCAACGACCGCGAGAAGTTGGAAGAGACACTGGAGCAGGAAGGGCACAATATTGCTTGTATCATCGTGGAACCCATCCCGGCCAACAATGGCCTATTGTTGCAAGATCCTTCCTTCCTCGAATGTTTGCGCATCAAAGCCTATAAACACAATGTACTGCTCATTTTTGACGAAGTCATTTCCGGTTTTCGGGTGGGCTTTGAGGGTGCGGCAGGGTATTATGGCATCAAGCCTGATATCCTCACTTTTGGCAAGATCATTGGTGGTGGAATGCCGGTGGGTGCTTACGGTGCCAGCGCAGAGTTGATGGGGCACATTGCCCCGGATGGCCCTGTTTACCAGGCGGGAACCCTATCGGGTAATCCGGTAGCCATGGCGGCGGGTTACGCAGCATTGAAACAGTTGTTGGCCCCAGGATTTTATGAAACGCTCAATGCAAAAACGGCGGGATTTGTAAAAGCCTTACAAGACTTCGCCGATGCCAAAGGTTACCCGGTTAGTTTCCCCAGCGTGGGTTCCATTTTCTGGGTGGCTTTTGCCCGCGAACGCATCATTGCCGCCGAACAGATTGACCCGGCCAGCATGAACCATTTCAAAATCATGCACCTGGAACTGCTCAAGCGTGGCATCTACATGGGGCCTTCTGGTTATGAGGTAGGCTTTGTATCTTCGGCCCATATTGACGCGGATTTGGCTCAGGCTGTAGAAGCGTTCAAAGAAGCATTAGATATAGTTTTTAGTTGA
- a CDS encoding Tll0287-like domain-containing protein, with translation MRINPTTILLFFLAIGFGVSACAPAKQPTALNEQEQKAYLTRGQTLAQTSFAALSSRLMAAIETGGIPHAVTYCNTAALPLIDSLSKQHKASIRRTSLKVRNPMDAPQDWEKEVLLSYQQQLAEGKRPAPIVKMLDKKRVAFASPIFMAQPCLKCHGVLGQTLSSDNYQVVKQLYPKDQAIGYVDGDWRGMWSITFVRN, from the coding sequence ATGCGCATCAACCCAACTACAATCCTCCTCTTCTTCCTGGCCATCGGCTTTGGAGTAAGCGCTTGCGCCCCTGCAAAACAACCTACCGCATTAAACGAACAAGAGCAAAAAGCCTACCTGACCCGTGGACAAACCCTGGCTCAAACCTCTTTTGCCGCCCTGAGCAGCCGCTTGATGGCCGCCATCGAAACCGGAGGAATCCCTCATGCCGTAACATACTGCAACACCGCGGCGCTGCCGCTGATCGATAGCCTGTCCAAACAGCACAAAGCGAGTATCCGCCGTACCAGCCTCAAAGTGCGCAACCCGATGGATGCCCCGCAGGATTGGGAAAAAGAAGTATTGCTCAGCTACCAGCAACAATTGGCCGAAGGCAAACGCCCCGCGCCGATTGTGAAAATGTTGGATAAAAAACGGGTAGCTTTTGCCTCCCCTATCTTTATGGCGCAACCTTGTTTGAAATGCCACGGGGTACTGGGGCAAACACTTTCCTCCGATAATTACCAGGTGGTGAAACAATTGTACCCAAAGGATCAGGCCATTGGTTATGTGGATGGCGACTGGCGGGGGATGTGGAGCATTACGTTTGTAAGAAACTAA
- a CDS encoding Ig-like domain-containing protein codes for MHTKNISALFPALLCVYLCYGQNVAPTVTLTTPATGALFQQGQPFTLTANANDADGSIAKVEFYQDGQMVGEVSDAPFAFILDFTPPGVYNYTARAIDDKGANALSAAIKVTINAQPFAFLSSPVNNSIFHGNANLILQARVGDTDDAVTKVEFFQNGLKVGEDLVAPYSVSLSNLQPGPYFFAIQVFDSRGGMGFSSPAAVLVNAVPELVISGPLNGSVYPMNASLDFDVAATDPDGVVKKVEFFVNNIKVGVDSIAPYAYEYTGNIFGNYTFFALATDDLGGISSSAPLYFVINAPPIVAITSPVTGAKFTPSSVLTLQANANDVDGSISKVEFWQNGEKRGEDSDAPFTFIVNNLSSGGYIFAVKAFDNLGYSSTSTPVSVIVNAPPNLTFTSPLKDTIVGQGTPLTVQLNANDPDGEIIRIELFLNDVKVGEDGQVPYSFTLNNLPLGTHKLRAKAWDDVDDAKETTVLNLTVSNTTSLREVRYTELQFFPNPVQERLFLQGLSERTRIRIYDVAGRLVRETFASQELEVADLGRGGYWLITQNGQRAFFIKE; via the coding sequence ATGCACACCAAAAACATTAGTGCTCTGTTCCCGGCACTATTATGCGTCTATTTGTGTTATGGCCAAAACGTGGCACCCACTGTAACACTTACTACACCAGCTACTGGAGCACTTTTCCAACAAGGTCAACCATTTACCCTTACTGCCAATGCCAATGATGCCGACGGTAGCATCGCCAAAGTGGAATTTTACCAGGATGGGCAAATGGTTGGGGAAGTCAGCGATGCCCCTTTTGCTTTCATCCTTGACTTTACCCCCCCTGGCGTGTACAATTACACCGCACGAGCCATCGATGACAAAGGCGCTAACGCTCTTTCAGCGGCAATCAAAGTCACCATCAATGCCCAACCGTTCGCTTTTTTGAGTTCGCCGGTCAACAACAGTATTTTCCACGGAAATGCCAACCTGATTCTTCAAGCCAGAGTTGGCGACACGGATGATGCCGTGACCAAAGTTGAATTTTTTCAAAATGGACTTAAAGTTGGCGAAGACCTGGTTGCTCCCTATTCAGTATCGTTGAGCAACCTTCAACCTGGACCTTACTTTTTTGCGATTCAGGTTTTTGATTCTCGGGGTGGGATGGGCTTTTCCTCTCCAGCCGCAGTTTTGGTCAATGCCGTACCTGAATTGGTCATCTCCGGCCCCTTGAATGGCAGCGTTTATCCGATGAATGCCAGTCTTGATTTTGACGTGGCTGCAACTGACCCGGATGGAGTGGTTAAAAAAGTAGAATTTTTCGTCAACAACATCAAAGTGGGTGTAGACAGCATTGCCCCTTACGCGTACGAATATACCGGCAATATTTTTGGAAACTATACCTTCTTTGCCCTTGCCACCGATGATTTGGGCGGAATTTCAAGTTCAGCGCCCCTGTATTTTGTCATCAACGCCCCCCCTATTGTCGCCATCACCAGTCCAGTTACCGGTGCCAAATTTACGCCAAGCAGCGTGCTCACCCTGCAAGCCAACGCCAATGACGTGGATGGATCAATTAGCAAGGTTGAGTTTTGGCAAAATGGTGAAAAACGGGGGGAGGACAGCGATGCTCCTTTCACTTTTATTGTCAACAATTTAAGTTCTGGCGGATACATTTTTGCGGTAAAAGCATTCGACAACCTGGGGTATTCCAGTACATCCACTCCCGTATCCGTCATTGTGAATGCGCCGCCCAATCTGACGTTTACCAGTCCTTTAAAAGACACCATTGTTGGCCAGGGAACGCCATTAACGGTTCAACTAAATGCCAATGACCCCGATGGTGAAATCATCCGAATTGAATTGTTTTTGAACGATGTTAAAGTAGGTGAAGACGGTCAGGTACCCTATAGTTTTACCCTCAACAACTTGCCCCTTGGCACCCATAAGCTGCGGGCCAAAGCTTGGGATGACGTGGATGATGCTAAAGAAACCACCGTTTTGAACCTTACGGTAAGCAATACGACGTCTTTGCGGGAGGTACGGTATACGGAATTGCAGTTTTTCCCCAACCCGGTTCAGGAAAGATTGTTTTTAC
- a CDS encoding NUDIX hydrolase — protein MATNFDNYFKSAFTVDNVIFGFDEGDLKVLLIKRGEEPHIGEWALPGYFVRTDEDLDTAAQRVLSELTGLTNVYLEQVHTFGSVNRHDFGRVITISYFSLIKIANYTIQPSSIALQAQWHTVNDLQHLAFDHDAILEACLQRLKWLVKTRPVGFELLPPKFTLTELQHLYEAILRRDLDKRNFRKKILSMNLLVDCAETQEGVAHRPAKLYKFDRKRYNKLVAQGFNFELKESRLTHQTNLPETSLSH, from the coding sequence ATGGCGACAAATTTTGACAATTATTTCAAATCTGCCTTTACTGTAGACAACGTTATTTTTGGTTTCGACGAAGGAGACTTAAAGGTTTTGCTGATCAAACGGGGGGAAGAGCCACACATTGGCGAATGGGCTTTACCTGGTTATTTTGTACGCACTGACGAAGATTTGGACACTGCTGCTCAGCGGGTGTTGTCAGAATTAACGGGACTTACCAATGTTTATCTTGAGCAAGTACATACTTTTGGCTCCGTGAATCGACATGATTTTGGCCGGGTCATCACCATTTCTTATTTTTCCTTGATCAAAATCGCCAACTATACCATTCAGCCTTCTTCAATCGCCTTACAAGCCCAGTGGCATACGGTAAACGATTTGCAGCACCTCGCTTTTGACCACGACGCCATCCTCGAAGCATGTTTACAGCGCCTGAAATGGTTGGTCAAAACCCGACCCGTAGGATTTGAGTTGCTACCCCCTAAATTTACCCTTACCGAGTTGCAACACCTTTATGAAGCCATTTTGCGCAGAGACCTTGACAAACGCAACTTTCGCAAAAAGATCCTCTCCATGAATTTGTTGGTCGATTGTGCAGAAACCCAGGAAGGTGTAGCTCACCGTCCGGCCAAACTGTATAAATTTGACCGAAAACGCTACAACAAACTGGTGGCACAAGGCTTCAATTTTGAATTAAAAGAAAGCCGTTTGACCCACCAGACGAATTTGCCCGAGACCAGTCTGAGCCACTAA
- a CDS encoding response regulator transcription factor, translating into MMRILLVEDEENIRDVVKLNLELENFEVVATGNGRDAIRYFQEQHFDLIILDVMLPEIDGFQICEQIRLTDMEVPVIFLTAKDAVGDRISGLKRGADDYLTKPFVLEELLLRINNLIKRTSKSPENTPEIFEFGSNRINFITFEAEGILGKFILTKKEAMLLKLLIDRRNEVVSRQQILQSVWGYDVYPSTRTIDNFILKFRRNFEGDSKNPRHFHSIRGVGYKFAT; encoded by the coding sequence ATGATGCGCATTTTACTGGTTGAAGACGAAGAAAACATCCGCGATGTAGTAAAACTCAACCTGGAATTGGAAAATTTCGAGGTAGTGGCTACTGGAAATGGCAGAGATGCGATCCGTTATTTTCAGGAACAACATTTCGATCTGATCATTTTAGACGTCATGTTGCCAGAAATAGATGGCTTCCAAATTTGTGAACAAATCCGGCTTACCGATATGGAAGTGCCCGTGATCTTCCTCACGGCCAAAGACGCCGTTGGAGACCGCATTTCGGGCCTAAAAAGAGGAGCAGATGATTACCTCACCAAGCCATTTGTTTTGGAAGAACTCCTGTTGCGCATCAACAACCTGATCAAACGCACCAGCAAATCACCAGAAAACACCCCCGAGATTTTTGAGTTTGGGTCAAACCGCATCAACTTTATCACGTTTGAAGCCGAAGGCATCCTGGGCAAATTTATTTTGACCAAAAAGGAAGCCATGTTGCTCAAGTTGCTGATCGACCGCCGCAATGAAGTCGTTTCCCGGCAACAAATTTTACAATCCGTCTGGGGTTACGACGTCTATCCAAGTACCCGTACCATTGATAATTTCATTCTCAAGTTTCGGCGCAACTTTGAAGGCGATTCCAAAAATCCCCGCCATTTCCACTCTATTCGGGGTGTAGGGTACAAGTTTGCAACGTAG
- a CDS encoding sensor histidine kinase, whose protein sequence is MEKQNLRLRLLSYLVIAYMMMAFSWWTVLLFTKNRDAFAAKSELLKIGMIAQGIVKNDLQFTATPEFQSLSARYTRQEWMIVGEAVVFVISLVLGVYFINRGYNKEMVASQQSRNFLLSITHELKSPIASIRLVLETLLRRELPKEKTTQLQSNALKETERLNTLVNNLLFSAKLESSYQAHKEPLDLHELLEEIIHKLSDKYPDAQFSFEQEDELPYFQGDKMGMISVALNLLENAVKYSGNESKAHIETHLGMNNAEQIKIEIKDQGLGIPEKEKKQIFQKFYRVGSEDTRTTKGTGLGLYIVDQIVRAHAGRINVYDNEPKGTVFEILLPVGQN, encoded by the coding sequence ATGGAAAAGCAAAACCTGCGACTCCGCCTTCTCTCCTACCTCGTGATCGCCTATATGATGATGGCTTTCAGTTGGTGGACGGTTTTGTTATTTACCAAAAACCGGGATGCGTTTGCCGCCAAAAGTGAACTGCTTAAAATAGGGATGATTGCCCAAGGAATCGTCAAAAACGACCTCCAATTTACGGCAACGCCGGAATTCCAAAGCTTGTCAGCCCGTTATACGCGGCAGGAATGGATGATTGTGGGAGAGGCGGTGGTGTTTGTGATCAGTCTGGTGCTGGGGGTTTATTTCATCAATCGGGGGTACAACAAAGAAATGGTGGCCTCCCAACAAAGCCGCAATTTTTTGCTCTCAATTACCCACGAACTCAAATCTCCAATTGCTTCGATCCGCCTCGTACTCGAAACCTTACTGCGCAGGGAGTTGCCCAAAGAAAAAACGACCCAATTGCAAAGCAATGCCCTGAAAGAAACCGAACGCTTGAACACACTGGTGAACAACCTGCTTTTTTCGGCAAAACTGGAATCCAGCTACCAGGCCCATAAAGAACCACTGGATCTTCATGAATTATTGGAAGAAATCATCCATAAACTCAGCGATAAATACCCCGATGCCCAATTCAGTTTTGAGCAAGAAGATGAATTGCCCTACTTTCAGGGAGACAAAATGGGCATGATTTCTGTGGCCCTCAATTTGCTGGAGAATGCGGTAAAATATTCGGGCAATGAAAGCAAAGCCCACATCGAAACCCATTTGGGTATGAACAATGCCGAGCAAATCAAAATCGAGATCAAGGACCAGGGCCTGGGAATCCCTGAAAAAGAAAAGAAACAGATCTTCCAAAAATTCTACCGCGTGGGAAGTGAAGATACCCGCACGACCAAAGGAACGGGTTTGGGTTTGTACATCGTCGATCAAATTGTGCGGGCCCATGCGGGTCGAATCAATGTGTACGACAATGAACCAAAAGGCACTGTGTTTGAGATACTTTTGCCAGTTGGCCAAAATTAA